A single region of the Hylaeus volcanicus isolate JK05 chromosome 5, UHH_iyHylVolc1.0_haploid, whole genome shotgun sequence genome encodes:
- the LOC128876720 gene encoding ubiquitin carboxyl-terminal hydrolase 10: MDLTMDVQNELDFQFLDLHDLNDNDKNHLIGILKSNVTTDALKLPWDTIETNNDIDVAVAEIPQLQNQWYHNAMPPPSSYTQQIMCSDWQGPPMYPVPTDAHIQPFMPAMTYTHPGYNLGGEIHDVNCNRENNRRNNRGRGIRRDNFNRGMNPANDIQPGYIGEQGQFHPQLSFVVMYPDQAQQQQFSGHVHYPPLAIYQPNLHTHTNAHPHAQPTYGYPPYHHPSGNMRCVRQTAPVISQPNQECTKVQTAKSHDKRVQNVYTPVKQPFHQINEEDNSSQTNIVTTVITVNNSKVEQCTENADEHTANRKNTNTNGKVPPVNVKIEHNIVSTVNENCNGAEKNDVPCVNINSSIEVKQNGETDKEYKNETVSSIKTTVVKTLSKPVSKGENEAQKEDTPTKSVQDEIIIKTPNTSSVTTNTPIPSPATSSLSSSSISWASILKKGSPETQSAPPNYKPMARINPLPVSPVIESTVAPKAQSQLEKDHRTDTVVFTNDNVSSSSQNVNESKNLQTESLQNRYNDPIAFRMGEFLLNYQMDKQTVSLLPRGLTNRSNYCYINSILQALLACPPFYNLLMALPHSKNPSKMSSTPLIDNMIKFVHEFTPLSDGARLARKDRANKRGEDTVVDIQSGVAFEPSYVYTMLKNTSAAGVFSVEGRQEDAEEFLSCLLNGINDEMLELIKLVNNDQNVTTNVETNVNYNNGEEEWKVMGPKNKGSITRCTEFGRTPLSDIFRGQLRSRVSRAGEQPTDNVQPFFTLQLDIEKAESVKGALEILVGKDQLEGMTCSKTKQQIEAWKQVTLEELPVILILHLKWFDYKLDGCSKIVKSVEFPVDLKLDSKFLSPNAAKKLNPKQKHYKLFAVTYHDGKEATKGHYVTDAFHVGYGGWVRYDDSSLKGVSESNVLKPTPPRVPYLLYYRRCDTIGNNQSNSGKTR; this comes from the exons ATGGATTTAACCATGGATGTTCAAAATGAG cttgattttcaatttctggATCTACATGATttaaatgataatgataaGAATCATTtaataggaattttgaaatCTAATGTTACTACCGATGCCTTAAAATTACCGTGGGATACAATTGAAACTAATAATGATATTGATGTTGCTGTAGCAGAAATTCCTCAACTACAAAACCAATGGTATCACAATG CAATGCCACCTCCATCTTCGTACACACAGCAAATAATGTGCAGCGACTGGCAAGGACCACCTATGTACCCTGTTCCAACAGATGCCCATATACAACCATTTATGCCTGCAATGACTTACACTCATCCAGGGTACAATCTTGGAGGTGAAATTCATGATGTCAACTGTAATAGAGAGAATAACAGAAGGAATAATCGAGGACGAGGAATAAGGAGAGACAACTTCAATCGCGGAATGAATCCTGCAAATGACATACAACCAGGATACATAGGAGAACAAGGACAATTTCATCCACAGTTATCTTTTGTTGTTATGTATCCAGATCAGGCACAGCAACAGCAATTCTCTGGCCATGTTCACTACCCTCCATTAGCGATATATCAACCAAATCTTCATACGCATACGAATGCGCATCCGCATGCACAGCCTACATACGGATATCCTCCATACCATCATCCTTCTGGTAATATGAGGTGTGTTCGACAAACAGCACCGGTAATTTCACAACCTAATCAAGAGTGTACAAAAGTACAAACCGCAAAGTCACACGACAAACGCGTGCAAAATGTCTATACACCCGTCAAACAACCTTTTCACCAAATAAATGAAGAAGATAACTCTTCGCAGACCAACATAGTCACTACAGTAATAACAGTAAATAACAGTAAAGTAGAACAGTGTACCGAGAATGCGGATGAACACACTGCCAATAGAAAGAATACAAATACTAATGGAAAAGTACCTCCTGTAAATGTGAAAATAGAGCACAATATTGTGTCGACTGTAAATGAGAATTGTAACGGAGCCGAAAAAAATGATGTGCCATGCGTAAATATTAACAGTAGTATCGAAGTAAAACAAAACGGAGAAACCgataaagaatacaaaaatgaaacagtttcCAGCATTAAGACTACTGTTGTTAAAACGTTATCGAAACCAGTTTCTAAAGGTGAGAATGAAGCACAAAAGGAAGATACTCCTACAAAGAGCGTACaggatgaaattattattaaaacgcCAAATACTTCTTCCGTTACTACGAATACTCCGATACCCTCACCTGCTACATCATCTTTGAGTTCATCTAGCATATCTTGGGCtagtattttgaaaaaaggaaGTCCGGAAACGCAATCGGCTCCACCGAATTATAAACCTATGGCACGCATTAATCCTTTACCTGTTAGTCCAGTTATAGAAAGTACTGTGGCTCCAAAAGCACAGTCACAGTTAGAAAAAGATCATCGTACCGACACGGTAGTTTTTACAAATGATAATGTCTCATCCAGCTcacaaaatgtaaatgaaagtaaaaatttacaaacggAATCATTACAAAATCGTTATAATGATCCTATCGCCTTTCGAATGGGTG aatttttattaaactaccAAATGGATAAACAAACTGTAAGTTTGTTACCGCGGGGATTAACAAATCGTAGCaattattgttacattaaTAGTATATTACAAGCCTTACTTGCTTGTCCACCTTTTTATAATCTTCTGATGGCTCTACCACATTCTAAAAATCCCAGTAAAATGTCTTCCACTCCACTCATCGATAATAT GATTAAGTTTGTACACGAATTCACACCGTTATCAGATGGTGCACGATTGGCTAGAAAAGACAGAGCAAATAAACGAGGAGAAGATACTGTAGTAGATATACAAAGTGGAGTGGCCTTTGAACCTtcttatgtatatacaatgttGAAAAATACGTCAGCTGCGGGTGTATTTTCTGTGGAAGGACGTCAAGAAGATGCAGAGGAATTCCTTTCGTGCCTTCTGAACGGTATCAACGACGAAATGCTTGAA CTTattaaattagtaaataacGATCAAAACGTAACGACTAATGTTGAAACTAATGTGAACTATAACAACGGAGAAGAAGAATGGAAG GTTATGGGCCCAAAGAACAAAGGATCGATTACACGGTGTACCGAATTCGGGAGGACTCCATTGTCCGATATATTCCGTGGACAACTGAGATCTAGGGTATCGCGAGCAGGAGAACAACCAACCGATAACGTTCAACCTTTTTTCACTTTACAACTTGATAttgaa aaagCAGAATCTGTGAAGGGCGCGCTCGAGATTCTTGTTGGAAAAGATCAATTAGAAGGAATGACATGTAGTAAAACAAAACAACAGATCGAGGCTTGGAAGCAAGTTACTCTGGAGGAATTACCTGTCATTCTTATATTACACTTAAAGTGGTTTGATTACAAACTTGATGGTTGCTcaaaaatcgtgaaaagtgtGGAGTTTCCAGTCGACTTAAAATTAGATAGTA AATTCCTGTCACCAAATGCcgcaaaaaaattaaatccaaaACAAAAACACTACAAACTATTTGCGGTCACTTATCACGATGGGAAAGAAGCAACGAAGGGTCATTATGTTACCGATGCTTTTCACGTGGGATACGGTGGCTGGGTCAGGTATGATGATAGTTCATTGAAAGGTGTTTCGGAAAGTAATGTATTAAAGCCAACTCCTCCCAGAGttccatatttattatactatagaAGATGCGACACTATCGGAAATAATCAGTCAAATAGTGGTAAAACACGTTAG
- the LOC128876721 gene encoding uncharacterized protein C16orf52 homolog A, translated as MDKLTIISGTLFLAADVFAIVSLAMPDWIITDVGGDTRLGLMWSCMTLYNRPQVCYSPDLQPEWMMALGCIFVGCIFITATIILLASSHWDRNVIPYARWVGFTAMVLFCLAAVIFPMGFHIDEIGGQPYQLPNSHQVGISYILFVLALWITVISELFAGKVCLPHF; from the exons ATGGATAAATTAACGATTATTTCGGGAACCTTGTTTCTCGCGGCTGATGTATTCGCGATTGTCAGTCTTGCCATGCCTGATTGGATTATTACTGATGTCGGTG GAGATACAAGATTAGGACTAATGTGGTCATGTATGACACTGTACAATAGACCTCAGGTTTGCTATAGTCCAGATTTACAGCCAGAATGGATGATGGCTCTTGGCTGTATTTTTGTTGGTTGCATTTTCATAACAGCAACCATAATATTGCTAGCTAGTTCCCACTGGGATCGTAATGTTATTCCTTATGCTAGATGGGTAGGATTTACAGCTA TGGTCCTGTTTTGCCTAGCTGCAGTTATATTCCCAATGGGTTTCCATATTGACGAAATTGGTGGACAACCGTATCAGTTACCTAATTCTCATCAAGTTGGGATTTCTTATATTCTGTTTGTTTTAGCATTATGGATTACAGTAATTTCAGAGTTATTTGCAGGCAAAGTTTGTTTGCCACATTTCTAG